The DNA window TCCGCTTCGCCCGCGTCGTCGCGTCCGGGGGCCTCGGTCACCACGACGCCGTCCGTGGTCTGCTCGACCGCCTCGGAGAGGATGCGCAGGGTGTGCTCCTGCTCCTTTCGTTCGGTGATGTCCAGCATGAAGCCGTTGAAGACAAGCGCCTCGCCCCCTGCTTCCGGCCGGCGCTCCAGCACCGAGGTGAGGAGCAGCCAGACCCGCTCCCCGTCGGGCCGGTCGAACGGCAGCTCCACCTGCTCCGGGCGCGCCCCGCTCCGGGCCGCCCGCACGCAGTGGTCGTGCCGGTCCCGGTACGCCTCCGGCACCCGAGCCAGGAACTGCTCTTCGAAGTCGTCCGCGTCCGGGGACAGCCCGAGCAGGGCCTCCGCCCGCGCGCCGACAAACCGGTACCGGCCCGCCCCGCCCGGGTCGACCCGGTATTGAAATTCGATGCCCGGGAGGCTCTGCGACACGCCCCGAAGCCGGTCCGCCTCGGGCGTCCGGCGCGCCTGCTCCCCGGCAGCCTCGGCCCCTGCGGCCCCGAACCGGCGCCAGAGCCCGGCCCCCGCCAGGCACACGGCGGCGCCGGCGAGAAACGAGAGAACGTACCCGAACACCAGCATGCCGGGAGAAAGCACGCTCATTGGACGGTGCCTGTGTGAAGTGGTGACGTGCCGGGGGTGTGAAGATACACCCAGTAGTGAATGTAAGCAAAAGTTAGGCAAACGAAAATCACACCCGCCGGTGCGGGTCGAATGCCCCGGGTGCGTCACGAGTCTGTAACAACGGCCTGCGCCATAGCGCAGAGTACGTGCTGTGTCCCGGGAATAGGCGCCGTCCCAAAAAACGGCACGTTCCTCGCCCTCCGCGTGACTGAGCGCCCCTCCGACGACGGCTCAAATCCTCTCGGCTCGGAGGGGTGGACGCCGGGCCCCGGTGATGTCGTGGCGGCCGGCCTGCTGACGACTCGACCGGCGCGGACGGGTAGAAGACCTGAGCGATGCCTCTCCCGGCCCCGTCGGTGCGGAATGAAATGACTCTTCTGGTCCAACCGGCCGCCCGCTGATGCCGAACGGCCGCCCTCAACACGAGGCCCACCGTCCCCCGCCCCCGCCTGGCGCACCGTGCGTCGCGGGGCCGCTCACGCGCACCGGCACCCCGTGCAGCCCGCCCCGACGAAGAGGCACGAGTGGGCTCCGGGGGCGCTCCAGATGGGCTTCAGATAAGCTACTCGATGAGGTCGCGCACCGCCGCCCCCGTGGCGTGGGCCTGGGCGCGGCGCGCCGTCTCGGCCTGGGCGCGCATCTGGAGCTTCGCGGCCCGGGCCTGCGCCCGAACCTGATCGGCCCGGGAGGGACGGGGGGCCATCGCGTCCGCTACGGTGTGCTCGGGGGCATCCGCTTCGGACCGGGCCTCCTGCAGATTCGGGGCCGGGGCGCGATCCCGGGCCCCATCGCCCGTCGCCAGCCCGGCGGTCGTGGACCCGGCGTCTTCGAGAGAATCGGACGGGATGCGCATCGGATTGTCGGGCCACGCCCCCGCGCTGGCCCGGCTCACAGGCCGCCCGTCCATGCCGGTGCGCGTGGCGCCCGAGGTGCTGCCCGTCGCGTGGGGGACGTGCACACGTGCTCCGTCGTCCGGAATTGCCTCCGGGCCGGGGCCGAGCGGAAGCAGAAACGTCGTCGGGGAGGCGGGACGGGGCGACGCCGAAAAGACACGCATGGCGGAGACCGGGGGGCTATGTGAGTGCAGGGCGAATGGGCACGCCGTGTGAGTCCGGCTCGTCTTTTGTTATCGGACGTAAGCGGGGGACTTTAAACGCCCCGCGAACAGAGGCCCGCGGGAGACGAGCCCAGGGGGTCCGGACGAGCCGGTCCGGGAGGGCGACACGCCAGACCGTCTGGAGCCTCACGGAATCGAACGGGGGGACCCAATACGACAGCCCACAACAAATAAAAAAGCACAGCCTCCGGCGTTGGGCCGGAGGCTGTGGGCATTGGTGTTGATTTTAAGACTACGGCGAGAACGTCGTCAAGCGAACGTCCGCTCGACGCGTCGCCGCTCGGCTGAGTACTGACGAAAGGATTACTGGAGGAGCGAGAGGACGCTCTGGCCGGCGGCGTTGGCCTGGGCCAGCTGCGCGGTCCCGGACTGCTGCTGCACCTGCAGCTTCGCGGCCTGCGTCTGCTCCTTCGCAAAGTCCGCGTCCTGAATCCGGCTCTGGGCGGCCTGCAGGTTCGTCTGGCTCGTCTCCAGGTTCGACTCCTTGAACGAAAGCCGGTTCTGGCTCGCGCCCAGGTCGCTGAGCTGGGAGGTCAGGCTGTTGATCGCGCTGTCCACGTCGTTGATAATTTCGCGGGCTTCGTCGGAGCTGCCTCCTTGCAACCGACTCCCAATGTTCTCGCTGTCTCGGACCTGTACGGAAAAGTCTTTCGATCCACCGTCGGTGATGTCACCCTTCCGCACGCTCAATTCCGTAACGTTGAGTGCGATCTTGTTTCCACTCGTGTCCGATGAGAGTGTCACCGAGGTGCTTCCCGTGAATGTACCGTTACCACCACCGTTAGTCCCTGCAGCGGAGACCGTACTCCCATTGGCTTTGAGCGTGAGAGACGTACCACTTCGCTCCACCGTAACGTCGAAGGTCCCACCTTCGAGCGTTCCCGCAAGGTTAGTCCCAGAGGCCGACGGGGAAATGTTTCCGGAGGCTGCCGTAACTGCCTGGGATCGAGTAAAGTCCCCCGCACTCACGTCTTGCCCGTCCGTCGTCGTCACGTCGAGGTTCGACTGAACCCCAAGATCTTCGGCGGTGGAGTTTTCGATGTTGACGTCGAAGGTCTGGTCGCTCTCCGACCCGGTCTGGAAGGTGAGCCCGACCGAGTTGCCGCTGTCCCCCGACGTGCCCCCCTCAATCAACTTGTCGCCGTTGAAGGTCGTGTTCTTGGCAATGTCGTTGATCTCCCCGACCTGCTCCTGCAGCTCCCCCGCAATCGCGTTCCGCTCGTTCTGCGACAGGCTCCCGTTGGCCGCCTGCACGGCCTTCTCCCGGGCGGACTGCAAGATGTTGAGCTGGGAGTCGAGCCCCCCCTCCGCCACGCTGAGCGCACTTTTGGCGTCCCCGATGTTGCGGAGGGCCTGCTGCTGAGACCCGGTGCGCGCCTCCAGCCCCTCCGCAATCTCGAAGCCGGCGGCGTCGTCGCTGGCGCTGTTGATGCGGAGGCCGGTCGTCAGGCGCTCCCGCGTCTCGGCCAGCTGCTCACTGGTGTCGGAGAGGTTCTGGAAGGCCTGCTGGGCCTGAATGTTGGTGTTGATCTGCGAAAAACTACTCATGGGTCTAGGCTGGTTGTCTCATCGAAGGACGCGAGGACTGCTTTCCCCCGGACGTCAAATTCATCCTTCACCGTCCGGAGGGAATCACCGCGGGTCGTTTACTGGAGGAGCGAGAGGACGCTCTGGCCGGCGGCGTTGGCCTGGGCCAGCTGCGCGGTCCCGGACTGCTGCTGGACCTGCAGCTTCGCGGCCTGCGTCTGCTCCTTCGCAAAGTCCGCATCCTGAATCCGGCTCTGGGCGGCCTGCAGGTTCGTCTGGCTCGTCTCCAGGTTCGACTCCTTAAACGAAAGCCGGTTCTGGCTCGCGCCCAGGTCGCTGAGCTGGGAGGTCAGGCTGTTGATCGCGCTGTCCACGTCGTTGATGATCTCGCGGGCCTCGTCGGCACCGTTGTTTTGCAGCCGGGTCCCGATGTCCAGCTCGTCCCGAACCTCCACCGTGAAGCTCTTCGCATCGCCTCCCTGCTCAAGGCTGTCGGTGGCGATGGTTATGTTGCTGGCCTTGGCCTGGATGGTCTTAGTACCGCTTTTCGATAGTGTCAGGGTGCCGGCACCGCTGAATGTCCCGTTGCCAGCATTGACACCGGTGAGCGTTGCCGAGTTACCGTTCGCACTGAGCTTGATCTTGTCTGACGCAGTCTGAGATACCTGCACCTCAAACTCCCCCCCTTCGAGGCCACTGGCCAAGGTGGAGGCCGTTGACCCCGAAGCTACAGTAACAGATCCCTCAAGCCCTGACACGGCCGATTCGGCGAAGTCTCCTTCATTCACGAGTTGCCCACCTGAGTTGGTCGTGGCTTGGTTTACATTAACAGACGGCTGCCGGACGCCGAGATCGTCGGCGGTGGAGTTTTCGATGTTGACGTCGAAGGTCTGGTCGCTCTCCGACCCGGTCTGGAAGGTGAGTCCGACCGAGTTGCCGCTATCCCCCGACGTGCCCCCCTCAATCAACTTGTCGCCGTTGAAGGTCGTGTTCTTGGCAATGTCGTTGATCTCCCCGACCTGCTCCTGCAGCTCCCCGGCGATCGCGTTCCGCTCGTTCTGCGACAGGCTCCCGTTGGCCGCCTGCACGGCCTTCTCCCGGGCGGACTGCAAAATGTTGAGCTGGGAGTCGAGCCCCCCCTCCGCCACGCTGAGCGCGCTTTTGGCGTCCCCAATGTTGCGGAGGGCCTGCTGCTGAGACCCGGTGCGTGCCTCCAGCCCCTCCGCAATCTCGAAGCCGGCGGCGTCGTCGCTGGCGCTGTTGATGCGGAGGCCGGTCGTCAGGCGCTCCCGCGTCTCGGCCAGCTGCTCACTGGTGTCGGAGAGGTTCTGGAAGGCCTGCTGGGCCTGAATGTTGGTGTTGATCTGCGAAAAACTACTCATGGGTCTCAGTCTGTTTGCGCGAGAGAAGGTTTATCGGACGGTGCGTGTGCGCCACGACGGCCGGTCTCCGCCGTCTCGCATCGGCTCACCTCCGGTTATCGGACGCAGACCTGGCTTTTTAAATCCCGGGCCTGAGCCACTGTGGCCCCTGTGGGCGAGAGACGCAGGAGCCCCCCTTCTGGTCCGGTGTTTGCGCTGTATCTACGCCCGGCCGGTGTGGAGCCCTAACCGAAAGGCTTTCCGGTCCCTTTCGTCCGTGCCCCTCGCTCATTTCCTACGATCCCCCGCTATGCAGTTTGTCGCCAGCTACCCGAAGAGCGGAAACACGTGGGTCCGCCTCGTCGCCGCCGCGTACACCCTCTCCGACGAGGAGTTAATGAACGCCCTGAAATACCCCACGGCCTCCGCGGACCTGCCCGCCACGCTCCAATACACCGACGTGGAGCGGTACCAGTACCAGACCATCTCCCCGTTCCCCCTTTCCCAGATCAGCTTTCCGGTGGAGGTCCGCCTCCGCCCGGCCGCGATGCTCGTCCTGAACCGGGAAAAGAACCTGACGACGAGCCAACGTCCGGCCCTCATCAAGAGCCACCACATCCACGGGGAGGTCAACAACATTGACCTTTGGAATGGCCAGTGGGTCGAGCACGTCGTCAACCCCATTCGCGATCCCCGCGAGATCTGCTGCTCGTTCGCCGCCCACCGGGACATGGACTACGAGGAGACGGCCGAGTTCATGAACGACTCCCAGGCGCGAATGGGCGAAGAAAACGAGCGGGTGGAAAGCCTCCTCACGACCTGGTCGACGCACGTTCGGAGCTGGCAAAACGCCGGTGAGCTCCCCGTCCATACTGTGCGGTACGAGGACCTGCAGGCGAATCCGGTCGCGGAGTTCTACGACATCCTCGACTTTCTGGAGGTGCCGGACCTGACCGAGGAGCGCGTCGAGGACGCCGTGGAGCGGACGCGCTTCGAGCGGATGCAGGCGATGGAGGCGGAGCACGGCTTCCACGAGCGCACGGCGGACCAGGCCCAGTTCTTCCGCTCCGGCGAGACGGATGGATGGAAGGACGAGCTCCCCACCGACGTGGCCCGCAAAATCGAAAAGGACCACGGGGATGTGATGGAGCAGTTCGGATACCTGTAGCCCCCGGTCGACTGCCGCACGGATCTGAGCAGGAGCGGACCCGGACCGCACGGCCTTCCGGCCCCACCGCCTCGATCGTCCCACCAATTCCTTATCTGCCCTATGCAGTTTGTTGCCAGTTACCCAAAGAGCGGAAATACCTGGATTCGCCTCGTCGCCGCCGCGTACTCGTTGCAAAACGTCACCGCCGAAGACTTCATGC is part of the Salinibacter ruber DSM 13855 genome and encodes:
- a CDS encoding flagellin; translated protein: MSSFSQINTNIQAQQAFQNLSDTSEQLAETRERLTTGLRINSASDDAAGFEIAEGLEARTGSQQQALRNIGDAKSALSVAEGGLDSQLNILQSAREKAVQAANGSLSQNERNAIAGELQEQVGEINDIAKNTTFNGDKLIEGGTSGDSGNSVGLTFQTGSESDQTFDVNIENSTADDLGVRQPSVNVNQATTNSGGQLVNEGDFAESAVSGLEGSVTVASGSTASTLASGLEGGEFEVQVSQTASDKIKLSANGNSATLTGVNAGNGTFSGAGTLTLSKSGTKTIQAKASNITIATDSLEQGGDAKSFTVEVRDELDIGTRLQNNGADEAREIINDVDSAINSLTSQLSDLGASQNRLSFKESNLETSQTNLQAAQSRIQDADFAKEQTQAAKLQVQQQSGTAQLAQANAAGQSVLSLLQ
- a CDS encoding sulfotransferase domain-containing protein → MQFVASYPKSGNTWVRLVAAAYTLSDEELMNALKYPTASADLPATLQYTDVERYQYQTISPFPLSQISFPVEVRLRPAAMLVLNREKNLTTSQRPALIKSHHIHGEVNNIDLWNGQWVEHVVNPIRDPREICCSFAAHRDMDYEETAEFMNDSQARMGEENERVESLLTTWSTHVRSWQNAGELPVHTVRYEDLQANPVAEFYDILDFLEVPDLTEERVEDAVERTRFERMQAMEAEHGFHERTADQAQFFRSGETDGWKDELPTDVARKIEKDHGDVMEQFGYL
- a CDS encoding flagellin, giving the protein MSSFSQINTNIQAQQAFQNLSDTSEQLAETRERLTTGLRINSASDDAAGFEIAEGLEARTGSQQQALRNIGDAKSALSVAEGGLDSQLNILQSAREKAVQAANGSLSQNERNAIAGELQEQVGEINDIAKNTTFNGDKLIEGGTSGDSGNSVGLTFQTGSESDQTFDVNIENSTAEDLGVQSNLDVTTTDGQDVSAGDFTRSQAVTAASGNISPSASGTNLAGTLEGGTFDVTVERSGTSLTLKANGSTVSAAGTNGGGNGTFTGSTSVTLSSDTSGNKIALNVTELSVRKGDITDGGSKDFSVQVRDSENIGSRLQGGSSDEAREIINDVDSAINSLTSQLSDLGASQNRLSFKESNLETSQTNLQAAQSRIQDADFAKEQTQAAKLQVQQQSGTAQLAQANAAGQSVLSLLQ